A section of the Acidobacteriota bacterium genome encodes:
- a CDS encoding lipopolysaccharide biosynthesis protein has protein sequence MKVNLMDQIEQNPITIRGWWLRLCHRRRLVVLSVFVSWALFTAAAWLIPAKYRSETLILVEQQRVPEHYVEPNVAIDIQQRLQSMSEQILSRTRLMAIIDKLNLYNLDHGRTDTDSLLEAMRKDISIELVKADGTRANQVAAFRVSYSANSPRIAQQVTAELTSLFIEENLRNRQQISEDTTTFLVSELDVARKNLDLQEQRLREFKSRYVGQLPEQTASNLQILGGLQARLQAATDALHQAQQQRLYLESLLNNYRVLSPQASAPGKTAAATQSVELARRLEQLQAQLNTLSANYTPLHPDIVKLKEEIAATEKLKAAVDAEAARNSSAESVATSVKTAPSDLGPAMQIESQLKANEFELTNRNAEIKNIEQQIDGYQQRLNLAPAREQELAAITRDHEQSRTNYDSLLAKKNQSEMATNLERRQQGEQFRMIDPPSLPQKPYFPKRLAFSFGGLAAGLIFGLSLVVLSEVINPQIFGEQELRAIVAAPLLVSVPSMQSANEKQKRVRTRIIESLATAAMLCVVAVVTLLVYHKS, from the coding sequence ATGAAAGTCAATCTGATGGACCAGATCGAGCAGAATCCAATCACAATTCGGGGATGGTGGCTGCGCCTTTGCCATAGACGACGGTTGGTGGTGCTCTCTGTTTTCGTGAGTTGGGCGCTGTTTACCGCGGCTGCGTGGTTGATTCCGGCCAAATACCGGTCGGAGACTCTGATTCTGGTTGAACAGCAGAGAGTCCCGGAACACTATGTTGAGCCTAACGTTGCCATAGATATTCAACAAAGGCTTCAGAGCATGAGTGAGCAGATCTTGAGTCGCACGCGATTGATGGCTATCATTGATAAGCTTAATCTCTATAACTTGGATCACGGTCGTACGGATACCGATAGCTTACTGGAAGCTATGCGGAAGGACATCAGCATTGAGCTTGTGAAGGCGGACGGAACTCGAGCCAACCAGGTAGCTGCCTTCAGAGTATCCTATTCTGCAAATAGCCCAAGGATCGCGCAGCAAGTCACTGCCGAGCTTACCTCGCTCTTCATCGAAGAAAACCTACGCAATCGTCAGCAGATTTCTGAAGACACAACGACTTTCCTGGTAAGTGAGCTCGATGTCGCTCGGAAGAATCTTGATCTCCAGGAGCAGCGGCTTCGAGAATTTAAGAGTCGCTACGTGGGTCAGCTCCCAGAACAGACCGCCAGCAATCTGCAAATCCTGGGAGGACTTCAGGCAAGATTACAGGCGGCGACCGACGCCCTTCACCAAGCACAGCAGCAGAGACTCTATTTGGAATCGCTGCTAAATAACTATCGCGTCTTGAGTCCGCAGGCCTCTGCGCCTGGTAAAACGGCGGCTGCTACGCAAAGCGTCGAACTTGCCAGGCGGCTGGAACAGTTGCAGGCACAGCTGAACACACTCAGCGCTAACTACACGCCCTTGCATCCGGACATTGTCAAATTGAAAGAGGAAATCGCTGCTACTGAAAAACTAAAGGCAGCAGTGGACGCCGAGGCCGCCAGGAACAGCTCAGCGGAGAGCGTCGCAACATCGGTCAAGACTGCGCCGAGCGACCTGGGACCAGCGATGCAAATCGAGAGCCAGCTCAAGGCGAATGAGTTCGAGCTCACAAATCGCAACGCAGAGATTAAGAACATTGAGCAGCAGATTGATGGCTATCAGCAACGGCTGAATCTGGCTCCCGCCCGAGAACAGGAATTAGCCGCAATCACTCGCGATCACGAACAATCTCGGACCAACTACGACTCACTGCTGGCCAAAAAGAACCAGTCGGAGATGGCTACAAACTTAGAGAGAAGACAGCAGGGCGAGCAGTTCCGAATGATCGATCCGCCCAGCTTGCCGCAAAAACCATATTTTCCCAAACGACTCGCGTTCAGTTTCGGCGGGCTTGCGGCTGGATTGATTTTCGGCCTCTCGCTTGTAGTGCTCTCGGAGGTAATTAACCCGCAGATATTTGGCGAGCAGGAATTGCGCGCCATTGTTGCGGCGCCGCTACTCGTCAGTGTTCCTTCGATGCAGTCTGCGAATGAGAAGCAGAAGAGAGTTCGGACTCGAATAATCGAGAGTCTCGCTACCGCCGCAATGCTGTGTGTGGTGGCGGTGGTTACGCTGCTCGTTTACCACAAGAGCTAA
- a CDS encoding transcriptional regulator, whose translation MQVPLLDLKAQYLPIKQEILSAVSEVLASQHFILGPRVEQCEKAIAEYSNCKYGIGVSSGSDALLVCLMAENIGPGDEVITTPYTFFATVGAITRLGARPIFVDIDPVTYNLDVTQIASKITEKTRAIMPVHLFGQMADMDPIMGLASQHGLVVIEDAAQAIGAEYKGRRAGSIGHYGCFSFFPSKNLGAAGDGGMVVTNEAARAERVRCLRGHGAKPKYYHRMIGGNFRLDALHAAIVSAKLPHLDQWTEGRRANAQRYDVLFQEAGTPVTRPSVVTDRHIFNQYVISTPERDELQAFLRSKGVGTEVYYPVPMHLQDCFAYLAIPPGAFPESERAAKESLAIPIYPELTEEQARYVVESIDEFFLESRNIVGASAAVAASSN comes from the coding sequence ATGCAAGTGCCCTTGCTGGATCTTAAAGCGCAGTATCTACCAATTAAGCAGGAAATACTTTCGGCCGTCAGCGAAGTGCTTGCGTCCCAGCACTTCATCCTGGGCCCGCGAGTGGAGCAGTGTGAGAAGGCGATAGCTGAGTATTCAAACTGCAAGTACGGCATCGGGGTATCTTCAGGCAGCGATGCCCTGCTCGTTTGTCTCATGGCCGAGAATATTGGACCGGGGGACGAGGTCATCACCACGCCCTATACATTCTTCGCCACGGTTGGTGCAATCACCCGCTTGGGCGCAAGACCTATATTCGTCGACATCGACCCGGTCACATACAACCTTGACGTAACGCAGATCGCCTCGAAAATTACCGAAAAGACTCGTGCCATCATGCCGGTTCATTTGTTCGGACAAATGGCCGACATGGATCCGATCATGGGACTCGCTAGCCAGCATGGCTTGGTCGTGATCGAGGATGCGGCTCAGGCCATTGGGGCGGAGTACAAGGGACGTCGAGCTGGCTCCATCGGTCACTACGGGTGCTTCTCCTTCTTTCCATCCAAGAATCTCGGAGCTGCGGGCGACGGCGGCATGGTGGTAACGAACGAAGCAGCCAGAGCAGAGCGCGTGCGGTGCTTGCGGGGACACGGCGCCAAGCCGAAGTATTACCATCGAATGATCGGTGGAAACTTCCGCCTCGATGCGTTGCACGCTGCCATTGTTTCGGCCAAATTACCCCACCTGGATCAGTGGACTGAAGGGCGCAGAGCCAATGCTCAACGATATGACGTGTTGTTTCAGGAAGCCGGTACCCCGGTGACACGCCCCTCGGTTGTCACTGATCGCCATATTTTTAATCAGTATGTGATCAGCACGCCCGAACGCGACGAGCTTCAGGCGTTTCTCCGGAGCAAGGGGGTTGGCACGGAAGTCTATTATCCAGTACCCATGCACTTGCAAGACTGCTTCGCATATCTAGCTATTCCTCCGGGAGCTTTTCCCGAAAGTGAACGCGCTGCAAAGGAATCACTCGCCATTCCGATTTATCCGGAACTCACAGAAGAGCAGGCAAGGTACGTAGTAGAGTCGATTGACGAGTTCTTCCTCGAGTCGCGGAACATAGTAGGCGCCTCCGCTGCAGTAGCCGCGAGTAGTAATTAG
- a CDS encoding UDP-N-acetylglucosamine 2-epimerase (non-hydrolyzing) has translation MKVVTIVGARPQFIKAAAVSKVLRKRHTEILLHTGQHYDYEMSGIFFEGLEMPAADVNLDVRSGSHACQTASMLKGIEDILVAERPDYLLIYGDTNSTLAGALAASKLHLPVVHIEAGLRSFNRRMPEEINRVVADHLSEVLLCPSDTAVQNLAAEGITRNVHMVGDVMLDVLNWARQRNTGLPPDVLSHLNVEKGKYLLATVHRSENTDDVDKLSKILNAFNSAKETIVFPVHPRARKAIERAGCQLNSNIRIIEPVGYVEMVGLASGARLILTDSGGLQKEAYWLRVPCVTLREDTEWVETVEVGWNILVGSDTEKITKAVGSFTPNGSPPALYGDGFAAEKCVNLLN, from the coding sequence TTGAAGGTTGTCACCATTGTAGGCGCGCGGCCGCAGTTCATAAAGGCTGCCGCTGTCAGCAAAGTATTGCGCAAGCGGCACACGGAAATTTTGCTGCACACAGGCCAACACTATGACTATGAGATGTCGGGAATATTCTTTGAAGGTCTGGAAATGCCGGCAGCGGATGTGAACCTCGACGTTCGATCGGGAAGTCACGCATGCCAAACGGCAAGTATGCTCAAAGGCATAGAAGACATTCTTGTTGCTGAACGGCCGGACTATCTCCTTATCTATGGTGACACTAATTCCACGTTGGCTGGGGCGCTTGCGGCCTCCAAGTTGCATCTCCCCGTAGTCCATATTGAAGCCGGACTGCGCAGTTTCAACCGGCGCATGCCGGAGGAAATCAATCGAGTTGTTGCCGATCATCTATCCGAAGTGTTGCTTTGCCCCAGCGACACGGCCGTTCAGAACCTGGCTGCCGAAGGAATTACTCGCAACGTCCATATGGTCGGGGATGTGATGCTTGATGTTCTGAATTGGGCCAGACAGCGCAACACCGGACTGCCTCCTGATGTCTTAAGCCACTTGAATGTGGAAAAAGGGAAGTATCTGTTGGCAACGGTTCATCGAAGCGAGAACACTGATGATGTCGACAAGCTCTCTAAAATCCTGAATGCCTTCAACTCCGCTAAAGAGACGATAGTTTTTCCAGTTCATCCTCGGGCGCGGAAGGCGATAGAGCGCGCGGGCTGCCAACTCAACTCCAATATTCGGATTATAGAACCGGTGGGGTACGTCGAAATGGTGGGACTCGCAAGTGGGGCGAGATTGATTCTTACCGATTCTGGTGGCCTGCAGAAGGAAGCGTACTGGCTGCGTGTGCCTTGCGTTACGCTTCGCGAAGACACTGAATGGGTCGAAACGGTAGAAGTTGGCTGGAACATATTAGTTGGTTCCGATACGGAAAAGATTACGAAAGCAGTGGGATCATTCACTCCCAATGGCTCACCTCCTGCCCTCTATGGCGATGGATTCGCCGCGGAAAAGTGCGTGAATCTGCTCAATTGA
- a CDS encoding antitermination protein NusG, translating to MSTNPSTYNPAIAESPAGSLLWYAVHTRSRHEKKIASELERKGIPVLLPLYEQSRQWSDRRMIIQVPLFSCYVFVQIPLSIQKRVDVLQTAGVLRFVGGNDLGVSIPEREIENIQLLLERKLAFAPHPFLEVGQRVRIRGGALDGIEGLLSRFAGSNRLVLSVQTIQRSLSVTVDGYDVEPLESRRTPLESSVN from the coding sequence ATGTCAACCAATCCATCGACCTACAACCCGGCCATCGCAGAGTCCCCGGCTGGATCCTTATTGTGGTACGCAGTTCATACTCGCTCTCGGCATGAGAAAAAAATCGCATCGGAGTTGGAGCGGAAGGGAATTCCCGTTCTACTTCCTCTGTATGAACAATCGCGCCAGTGGTCGGACCGCCGCATGATCATACAGGTGCCCCTGTTTTCCTGTTACGTGTTCGTCCAGATACCCTTGTCCATTCAGAAGCGGGTCGATGTGCTGCAAACCGCCGGCGTCTTAAGGTTTGTTGGTGGAAATGATCTGGGAGTCTCGATTCCGGAACGGGAAATCGAGAACATTCAGTTGCTATTGGAACGAAAGCTGGCATTTGCTCCCCACCCGTTTTTGGAAGTCGGACAGAGAGTGCGCATCCGAGGAGGAGCGTTGGACGGAATCGAAGGGCTGCTTAGCCGCTTTGCCGGAAGCAATCGCCTAGTGCTTTCGGTGCAAACCATACAGCGCTCTCTTTCCGTGACAGTGGACGGCTATGATGTCGAGCCGCTCGAGAGCCGACGCACTCCTCTTGAATCCAGCGTCAATTAG
- a CDS encoding erythromycin biosynthesis sensory transduction protein eryC1: MNVSSIPFLDLVSPHVELEGELTEIFRRVLRSAGFIGGALVEEFENAFARFCEAEHCIGAANGTDALRFALIAAGVKAGDVVVTVPNTFIATAEAISQAGALPEFVDIDERTYNMNPESLRRYLTERCEFADGKLVSMRSGRPVTAIVPVHLYGQMADMDAIVELAQQFNLLVVEDACQAHGAKYFSRRENTWKTAGSIGRAAAFSFYPGKNLGACGEAGAVTTSDPEIARTIRMLRDHGQAKKYYHDIEGYNGRLDALQAGLLGVKLKHLPDWNARRQALASEYRDLLSMPDSSIAPPFEPGWSKAVYHLFVVRVENRDQFQRDLAEAGIGTGIHYPVPLHQQKAYTHLGYQTGDFPITELAAPQIVSLPMFPQMTSEQLERVVAVAQQSVTVKAAAAVAR; this comes from the coding sequence TTGAACGTCAGCAGCATTCCATTTCTCGATCTCGTCTCTCCGCACGTAGAACTTGAGGGCGAACTCACTGAAATCTTTCGACGCGTGCTGCGCTCCGCCGGCTTTATTGGTGGTGCATTAGTGGAGGAATTTGAGAACGCCTTTGCGCGGTTCTGCGAGGCTGAGCATTGCATCGGCGCCGCAAATGGAACCGATGCTTTGCGGTTTGCCCTAATAGCTGCTGGAGTGAAAGCCGGCGACGTAGTAGTAACGGTTCCAAACACCTTCATTGCCACGGCCGAGGCCATCTCGCAGGCGGGGGCCCTCCCAGAGTTTGTCGACATTGATGAGCGCACATACAACATGAATCCAGAATCGCTGCGTCGCTATCTCACAGAGCGCTGCGAATTCGCGGATGGCAAACTCGTAAGCATGCGCAGTGGACGCCCTGTTACAGCCATTGTTCCCGTCCATCTGTATGGGCAAATGGCAGATATGGACGCCATAGTTGAGCTCGCGCAGCAATTCAATCTCCTAGTCGTAGAGGATGCATGCCAGGCTCACGGAGCCAAGTACTTTTCAAGACGGGAAAACACCTGGAAGACTGCAGGATCCATAGGTCGCGCGGCGGCATTTAGTTTCTATCCTGGAAAGAACCTCGGAGCCTGCGGCGAGGCTGGTGCAGTGACAACCTCAGATCCCGAAATTGCTCGGACTATCCGGATGCTGCGCGATCACGGTCAGGCAAAGAAGTACTATCACGATATCGAAGGATACAACGGCAGACTCGATGCCCTTCAGGCTGGACTGCTGGGAGTAAAATTGAAGCATCTGCCGGATTGGAACGCTCGCAGACAAGCGCTCGCTTCTGAATATCGAGATCTTCTTTCGATGCCAGATTCGAGTATTGCTCCTCCGTTTGAGCCAGGCTGGTCTAAGGCCGTTTACCATCTCTTCGTTGTTCGTGTAGAGAACCGTGATCAGTTTCAGCGCGACTTAGCAGAAGCCGGCATCGGTACAGGAATTCACTACCCCGTTCCTCTTCATCAGCAGAAAGCATATACACATCTCGGTTATCAGACCGGCGATTTCCCGATCACGGAATTGGCTGCTCCTCAAATTGTTTCCCTGCCGATGTTTCCGCAGATGACTTCCGAACAATTGGAACGAGTAGTGGCAGTGGCCCAGCAGAGTGTCACGGTGAAAGCTGCCGCAGCCGTAGCTCGTTAA
- a CDS encoding glycosyl transferase, which yields MPNKLPKYVLVTPARNEAAFIEKTITSVIEQTVLPVKWVIVSDGSTDGTDEIVQRFASQHLWIELVRQPERRERNFAGKVAAFNAGLQRLRNLDFEVVGNVDADVSFEADYFAFLLEKLATDPSLGLVGTPYRDPLNPPYDYRFASIEHVTGPCQVFRRSCFEAIGGYRPVRGGCIDRIADISARMKGWRTRTFTEKTYLHYRYTGTAEQGVLTAKFKDGGKDYSVGTSPIWEVFRSCYQMTKKPLIIGGVVTALGYFWAAVRRMERPVPRELVEFCRREQMQRLKQFTGRMLRPNS from the coding sequence ATGCCAAATAAGCTGCCTAAATATGTACTCGTAACTCCTGCGAGAAACGAAGCGGCATTTATCGAGAAGACCATCACGTCAGTCATAGAACAAACCGTATTACCCGTGAAATGGGTGATTGTGAGCGACGGTTCCACAGACGGTACTGACGAGATCGTTCAGCGCTTTGCATCGCAACACTTGTGGATCGAGCTCGTCAGGCAGCCGGAACGCAGGGAGCGAAACTTCGCCGGAAAGGTTGCTGCTTTCAATGCCGGACTGCAACGCCTCCGCAATTTGGACTTCGAGGTCGTTGGAAACGTAGATGCCGACGTTTCGTTTGAGGCTGACTACTTTGCTTTTCTCCTCGAAAAGCTCGCCACCGATCCGTCTCTGGGCCTCGTGGGCACACCATACAGAGATCCCTTGAATCCTCCATATGACTATCGCTTCGCGAGCATTGAGCATGTTACTGGCCCATGCCAGGTGTTTCGTAGGAGCTGTTTTGAGGCAATCGGCGGCTATCGTCCAGTAAGGGGCGGCTGCATTGATCGAATTGCCGACATATCCGCCCGAATGAAAGGGTGGAGAACTCGCACTTTTACGGAGAAAACCTATTTGCATTACCGCTACACCGGCACTGCTGAGCAGGGGGTGCTCACGGCAAAATTCAAAGATGGTGGCAAAGACTATTCTGTCGGTACTTCCCCGATCTGGGAGGTGTTTAGAAGTTGTTATCAAATGACAAAAAAGCCATTGATTATCGGCGGCGTTGTGACAGCACTAGGTTATTTCTGGGCTGCCGTCCGAAGAATGGAGAGGCCAGTCCCACGCGAGCTGGTCGAGTTTTGTCGCCGAGAGCAAATGCAGCGACTCAAGCAGTTTACTGGGAGAATGCTGCGGCCTAACTCCTAA
- a CDS encoding oxidoreductase codes for MENNGLSKANVAVVGVGYWGKNLVRNFYELGALGALCDPADTAEALCRQQYQGVKFYREFSLVLADTEITAIALATPAVTHYELAKAALLAGKDVLVEKPLAVELNHGEELVRLAEAKGRILMVGHILRYHPAILKLQQLIREGALGKICYLYSNRLNIGKIRTEENILWSFAPHDISVMLALLNEMPKRISCEGSAYLNRDIVDVTLSHFDFPSGVQAHIFVSWLHPIKEQKLVVVGSEKMAVFDDTADDKLLLYPHRVEWKNRIPTAVKAKSESVELDQKEPLRAECHHFLDAIASRVSPISDGAEGLRVLRVLDACQRALRDGQVALETTAVKSQKQERPYFVHESAYADEGAEIGAGTKIWHFSHVMKGARIGECCVIGQNVNIDGGTVIGNNVKIQNNVSIYTGLVVEDDVFLGPSCVLTNVSNPRSQVSRHSLYETTRLKRGCSVGANATIVCGITIGRYAFIGAGSVVTKSVPDFALVMGNPARQVGWMSRHGHRLDSPDTDGVMICPETGYRYCEVEPGILRCLNLDEEAPLPIEFSKGTKSYKEFKEESEYASALAGS; via the coding sequence ATGGAAAATAATGGATTATCGAAGGCGAATGTTGCCGTAGTAGGTGTGGGCTACTGGGGGAAGAATCTGGTTCGTAACTTTTATGAACTGGGAGCGCTTGGAGCCCTCTGTGATCCGGCGGACACGGCTGAAGCGCTTTGCCGGCAACAGTATCAAGGAGTGAAGTTCTATCGCGAGTTCAGTTTGGTACTTGCGGATACAGAGATCACTGCCATAGCGTTGGCGACGCCAGCAGTTACGCACTACGAGTTGGCGAAGGCTGCCCTGCTCGCCGGCAAAGACGTCCTTGTGGAGAAGCCGCTAGCCGTTGAGCTTAACCATGGAGAGGAGTTGGTACGACTGGCCGAAGCCAAGGGACGAATCCTGATGGTAGGCCACATTCTTCGGTATCACCCGGCGATTCTGAAGCTCCAACAACTTATTCGCGAAGGAGCGCTGGGAAAAATTTGTTATCTCTACTCTAATCGTCTCAACATTGGAAAGATTCGGACGGAGGAGAACATTCTGTGGAGTTTCGCTCCGCATGACATCTCGGTAATGCTCGCATTGTTGAACGAAATGCCGAAGCGTATCTCATGTGAGGGCAGCGCCTATCTCAACCGCGACATTGTAGATGTAACTCTAAGTCACTTCGATTTTCCGAGCGGTGTACAAGCTCACATCTTTGTAAGCTGGTTGCACCCCATTAAGGAACAAAAGCTCGTCGTCGTGGGCTCGGAAAAGATGGCGGTGTTTGATGACACCGCCGATGACAAGCTTCTGCTGTACCCACATCGGGTGGAATGGAAGAATCGAATTCCCACTGCGGTAAAGGCGAAGTCTGAGTCCGTCGAACTGGATCAGAAGGAACCTCTTCGCGCAGAATGTCACCATTTTCTGGACGCAATTGCGTCGAGAGTCTCTCCAATCAGCGATGGAGCTGAAGGTCTCAGAGTGCTGCGTGTTCTGGATGCATGTCAGCGAGCACTTCGCGACGGTCAAGTTGCCCTGGAGACTACGGCGGTGAAGTCTCAAAAGCAGGAGCGGCCATATTTTGTCCACGAATCTGCGTACGCAGATGAGGGCGCCGAGATCGGGGCGGGCACAAAAATATGGCACTTTTCCCACGTGATGAAAGGTGCTCGTATTGGTGAGTGCTGTGTCATCGGGCAGAACGTCAACATCGACGGTGGCACGGTCATCGGTAACAACGTGAAAATACAAAACAATGTGTCGATCTACACGGGACTTGTTGTTGAAGATGATGTGTTTCTCGGACCGTCATGCGTGCTGACCAATGTTTCAAATCCCCGATCGCAAGTGAGCCGGCATTCCCTATATGAGACAACTCGCTTGAAGCGAGGATGCTCAGTCGGTGCAAACGCTACTATCGTCTGTGGCATAACGATAGGCCGATACGCATTCATTGGAGCAGGTTCGGTTGTCACAAAAAGTGTTCCCGATTTTGCCCTCGTAATGGGAAATCCCGCTCGCCAAGTGGGTTGGATGAGTCGCCATGGACATCGGCTTGATTCACCAGATACTGACGGTGTGATGATCTGTCCTGAAACTGGATATCGCTATTGCGAAGTTGAGCCAGGAATCCTTCGTTGTCTTAATCTCGACGAGGAAGCCCCTCTTCCAATTGAGTTCAGTAAAGGTACGAAATCATACAAAGAGTTTAAAGAGGAGTCCGAATATGCAAGTGCCCTTGCTGGATCTTAA
- a CDS encoding glycosyl transferase, producing the protein MLLSGPRVFQSAEGERAIRQIVNAVSLATRETDTIGWYEYGSTVAVLFPEIGQPENTSLIIGKVTSALQNALRLEQFDALNIVFRIFPNQEVEPDDEDIDLIFYPDASERHDSRRGERILKRGIDIIGGLVILTALWPVLLVIALLIRTTSKGPILFRQRRVGLHGSSFTFLKFRSMYTNNDPRIHQEYVSKLIQGKADQAKTGQTGVFKLTNDPRITPLGRFLRKSSLDELPQLLNVLSGEMSLVGPRPPVPYEFEQYNIWHRRRVVEVKPGITGLWQVMGRSKTTFDDMVRLDLKYAKLWSIWLDLKIILQTPMAVFTGEGAY; encoded by the coding sequence ATGTTACTTAGCGGACCTCGCGTCTTCCAGAGCGCTGAAGGAGAAAGAGCCATCCGGCAAATCGTTAACGCCGTCTCGCTCGCGACACGAGAGACCGACACTATTGGATGGTATGAATACGGGTCGACAGTAGCAGTCTTGTTTCCTGAAATTGGTCAACCCGAAAATACATCACTAATTATCGGCAAAGTTACAAGCGCTCTGCAAAATGCCTTACGCTTGGAGCAGTTCGACGCCCTCAACATCGTTTTCCGGATCTTTCCCAACCAGGAAGTTGAACCGGACGATGAAGATATCGATTTGATCTTCTACCCCGATGCTTCCGAGCGACACGATTCAAGGAGAGGTGAGCGAATACTGAAACGCGGTATCGATATCATCGGAGGTTTAGTGATATTGACTGCACTCTGGCCTGTTCTGTTGGTCATCGCGCTCCTCATCAGAACGACTTCCAAAGGTCCAATCCTGTTTCGGCAGCGTCGAGTTGGGTTACACGGAAGCTCATTTACGTTTCTCAAGTTTCGCTCGATGTACACCAATAATGACCCCAGGATCCATCAGGAATATGTATCGAAGCTAATCCAGGGAAAGGCCGATCAGGCAAAGACTGGCCAAACAGGGGTTTTTAAACTGACGAATGATCCACGAATTACTCCTCTAGGTAGATTTCTACGCAAGAGCAGCCTCGACGAACTTCCTCAGTTGCTAAACGTTCTCAGCGGAGAGATGTCGTTGGTGGGACCACGCCCGCCGGTGCCTTACGAATTCGAGCAGTACAACATTTGGCACAGGCGACGAGTTGTGGAAGTTAAGCCGGGAATTACGGGACTGTGGCAGGTCATGGGGCGTTCTAAAACAACGTTCGACGATATGGTTCGCCTCGATCTGAAGTACGCAAAGCTTTGGTCGATTTGGTTGGATCTAAAGATCATCCTGCAAACGCCGATGGCCGTTTTCACTGGCGAAGGCGCTTACTGA
- a CDS encoding oxidoreductase, which translates to MIRIGVIGYGYWGPNVVRNLHRVEGSRVAMVCDKSPEMLRRVNQTYPEIKTTTNSCDVLCSAEIDAVAVITPVWTHFELAKKALENGKHVFVEKPFTSDSAQAEELIKLAERKGLCIMVDHTFLFTGAVRKIRQLVDQNALGSLYYYDSTRVNLGLFQHDVNVIWDLAPHDLSIMDYVIGKKAEAVSATGQTHLNGHEDIAFLTVYFPGKVIAHINVNWLSPVKVRTTLIGGEKKMLVWNDLEADEKIKVYDKGVDIKSREGVYQMLVNYRSGDMWSPQVEPAEALKTELDYFIDCIGNSKKPINDGHAGWRVVKMLEAANQSVSKRGELVYL; encoded by the coding sequence ATGATTCGAATTGGTGTGATCGGTTATGGCTATTGGGGTCCCAATGTGGTACGCAATCTCCATCGAGTGGAGGGGTCGCGAGTCGCAATGGTATGCGACAAGAGCCCGGAGATGCTGCGACGGGTTAATCAGACTTATCCGGAAATAAAAACAACAACGAACTCATGCGACGTCCTCTGCTCTGCCGAGATCGATGCAGTTGCAGTCATCACTCCGGTCTGGACTCACTTCGAGCTAGCAAAAAAAGCGCTCGAAAATGGAAAGCATGTTTTTGTCGAGAAGCCGTTTACTTCAGATTCGGCTCAGGCCGAAGAGTTGATTAAGCTCGCCGAGAGAAAAGGTCTATGCATCATGGTGGACCATACCTTTCTCTTTACTGGGGCAGTGAGAAAGATCCGGCAATTAGTTGATCAGAACGCGCTTGGAAGCCTGTATTACTACGATTCGACCCGCGTCAACCTTGGTCTCTTTCAACATGACGTCAATGTGATCTGGGATCTGGCACCGCATGATCTTTCAATAATGGATTATGTGATTGGTAAAAAAGCTGAAGCGGTGTCGGCGACAGGTCAAACTCACTTGAACGGACATGAAGACATTGCTTTTCTGACGGTCTATTTTCCCGGTAAGGTAATTGCTCACATCAACGTGAACTGGCTCTCTCCAGTGAAGGTCAGGACGACTCTTATCGGCGGCGAAAAGAAAATGCTGGTGTGGAACGATCTGGAAGCGGATGAAAAGATCAAGGTTTATGACAAAGGGGTTGATATTAAGAGCCGCGAGGGTGTCTATCAGATGCTGGTTAATTATCGGTCGGGGGACATGTGGTCTCCACAGGTGGAACCTGCCGAAGCACTGAAGACCGAGTTGGATTACTTCATCGACTGTATCGGCAACAGCAAGAAGCCAATCAACGATGGTCATGCCGGCTGGCGCGTAGTGAAGATGTTAGAAGCTGCTAATCAGTCGGTAAGTAAAAGGGGAGAGCTAGTGTACTTATGA
- a CDS encoding N-acetyltransferase produces MNEYICLNNVKLGKDVKLSKFINLYGCEIGDSTKIGAFVEIQKNAFVGKNCKVSSHTFVCEGVTLEDNVFIGHGVMFINDIYPRATNSDGSMQTEAHWKVEQTRIKRGASIGSGATILANVVVGENAIVGAGAVVTRDVPANAIVAGNPAKVLRYVGSIEQAEVMAVPR; encoded by the coding sequence ATGAATGAATATATTTGCTTGAATAACGTTAAGCTAGGGAAAGATGTCAAGCTATCAAAGTTCATTAACCTCTATGGATGTGAAATCGGAGACAGTACAAAAATTGGTGCGTTTGTCGAAATCCAGAAGAACGCATTTGTCGGAAAGAATTGCAAAGTCTCAAGTCATACATTCGTATGCGAAGGTGTCACCCTGGAGGACAATGTCTTCATCGGTCACGGGGTGATGTTTATCAATGACATATATCCGCGAGCCACAAACAGCGATGGATCGATGCAGACTGAAGCCCACTGGAAAGTCGAGCAGACCAGGATCAAAAGGGGTGCTTCCATTGGATCGGGAGCTACGATATTGGCAAATGTCGTCGTGGGGGAAAATGCCATTGTAGGGGCCGGAGCCGTAGTCACAAGGGATGTACCAGCAAATGCGATAGTCGCGGGAAACCCGGCAAAAGTGCTCCGATACGTTGGAAGTATTGAGCAAGCGGAAGTGATGGCGGTTCCGCGGTGA